DNA from Musa acuminata AAA Group cultivar baxijiao chromosome BXJ1-5, Cavendish_Baxijiao_AAA, whole genome shotgun sequence:
TGTAGTAGTAGTCTCTGGAAATATTGTCATGTTGTTTAGAGAATCTATCTTTTATATCTTGTAGGAAATCCATCTTCATAATCTAGTGCATCTTCTCATTTGCTTGTTTATTTACTTTGTTAGATTAAGAAATAGCATTATGTGATTGGAGATCATGTCATCAAGTTTGAAACCTTCCAACTTAATGACCTTACCAATTGTTTATTTCATTAAATTATGAGATTGATAAACTTGTTAAGTTTAGATATTGTGTTCATAtaattatgtttaataaaaaattagtaaaagcaTTTCAGCCAAATAAAGTTAGACATATTTTAGTGCATATATTTAAGGACTAGTCAtaagtaaaagaaaatatatcatggtgAGCATCATATCTTGCAGGTTCTTATGGAACATAATGAAGGCATCAAATTATTCTATCACATCCCAAACTTGTGGACTTAATTAAACACAAAGTGTTGATATCACCAATAAAGATTATGTGCTAATTTTCTATCTATTTTTTTATAGTGGTGATCACATTCTTAAACTTGGTAAAGGTTGATATACATGAAAACTATTTATATACATAATGCTAATACAATCCAAAAGTTCAAGCTCATTAAATTATAATCAAATCTTAATAAACTAGAAGCTAAAAAAAAGCATTTTACTTGATCATGAATAAAACAGTCATCTGATACTAATATTAATCAGAAGTAAAGCAAGATTGCATTCCATTCTATTAGAGGGGGAAAAAAAGGGAATTTACAATGCAGTGTAGGATCTCGTCACTTCTCATATACACCAAAAAAAGctacaaaagaaaatattatatcatcaagtttacatttcttctcctcttctgacAATGATGCTGGAAAACCATGAGAATTTACATGTATTTGATTGCAGCATAGCATCTGCAGCACAGCCACTGAATATTTTATATACAGTTTATCCACAACAAAATCAAGTGGCAGTTCCTCCACCATATGATTGGCTGGAGCAAGTCATTTCCAGGGGACTATTCTTTAGAGTGGTCAGAGAGAGCACACTTCTCTTTCTCCTCATCCAGATTCATCTGTAGCTGGCGACACTCGAGGCTGCAGAAGGCTATTTCACCCCTGCAACATATGAAGGATCCCACACTCATAACACTATTTGAGTTAGCATGCATGCAAAAATATTGAGAATTTAAGCCCAGTAAAATTCCTGACTAACATACATAAGATTGAATGCCAATACAATGAGATTATTTGTAGTTTTCtgttctttttcctctttcaaTCTTTATCTCACACATAAATGTTTTTTCTAATAAAGAATCTAAATTCGCTGAGAAAATTTAAGGTCCTAAACACTCATATGATCAACACCAAGAGAAGGCAACAAAGATGTGTGAAAGTAATGTCAATTTGTAATTTTGATGTATTAAGAATAATGCAAATCAGTAGATATTGTCTCATCTACAGCATATAATTTTAGGTACTATGATCaaaatagaatattatttttttctaaataaaaaGGACTTTATACTACAAAATTCAGAGATATGAATTTGAAACCAATTATAAAGAAATAAATCAAATGAAAAGGTAGAATGACATACGCATATATAATCAATTGCAAGATTGGAGCAATACACTAAAGGATTCAACCTCATTAAGAGATCTCCCAAGACTCATTCTCGATTTCTGCCCCAAACCATCAACGAATAAGAAATATTGAGCTTTGGAAGGAGATAAGTTTCACGCTATTATCACCACAATTTTCCTCAAAAACATCAAATAGATTTTAAATTTTGAGAATAAAAATCATGAATCCTAGTAGTTCATGAACATTAATCAAAAGATGAATCTAAGCTTCGCCTTCCACCCCGAACCACAATAATCAATCCCATGAGAAGGAAAAAAGACGATCTTTTGACTCGAAAATATTGGCAACATTTTGGTTGCGAGAAGAAGTGATAGAGAGCAGTACCTATACATGTATATATCCCGGCCAGGCCCGAGGCGGCGGTTGCAGAGGCCGCAGGCCCTCAAGAAGGGCGCCGTCCCGTCGCCAGACCTCCCACTGTGCACCCCGCTGCGGGGCGACGGAATGGACTCCACCTGCGCCGCCTCCCTCGGCTGAAGGTAGTGAACTATCGCGTTGTGATCGGACGGCCGAGGGCCCCCGACATCGAAGAGGACGGAGGGGGAGAACTCCGTCGAGCTCGGTGCCCGTCTCATCGGCGTCCCCGGTTGCTTCCCCATGAACATCATCGacgcttcttctctctctctctctctctctctctctctccaagaaGAAGAATGTGAGAGAGCGGAGAGCAGGTGTCGGGGAGCATTAAAAGAGCGGAGAACAGATCTACGCCGTTGATCTACCTTCATCTTACTTTGAGATccacacacacacttgattgtgccACGAGAGACGTCCCAGCACCCGCGAACGAACGATCGAGATTAAAGTTCCACAAATGCAATCACGTAGGTAAAATACACGGAGGTGAAATCAAATTCGTCGGTCACATTCCAATCCACGTTCTCATGACCGAGAGTTGTCTTGGAATGCGACGAGGTTATCATTGCTCTGTGACACGAACCAGCAAATGTTGTCCTTTGTGCCAATTGATTTGACAGTGATGACGGACGCTTTTGGTAGGAGGTCGGCAGCATTAATTTGTAATTGATGGACCGAGTCTCTCCTATAAATTAATCGGATGGTCTCGATTGACGGAACATGAAAGACATATATTAATCGGATGGTCCGAGAAGAAAAAGAACGATGAGGTTCATGGCGGGTCCCGCTCGAGTTGGCGATGTGGCAGAAGGCCTTTGGACATCAACCGCAGGGACCACCTTGGATGTTTGCCTCCTTGTCACATGTGGAGATGAGACTGAGATTGGAGTCTTAGTGGAAAGAGAGACTATGAGAATTGAGAAAGATAAGAAAGGAGACAAAGGAAATAGAAATATGGGAGAAAAAGAAAGTGGGAGTTTTTTTATTTaagacaacaaaaaaaaaaaaaattgtactaCAATCAATGATTAtaatgtttattttcttgcaatgGTTACATGCATTGGATGTAGGTCGATTGGGTCATACCTTTCATTAGAAATAGAATTCACATGTTTAAATGACTATTTTGACTAATAGTGGCTGGTGTTGATGTGGCATCACATTAACCGGACACGTGTACGAAGCTGATAAGAATGGTTGGGACACGGAATCTTCCTCTTGTGTTAGTCAAGAACTGATGTGATGGATGTTTAATTTGATTTGCTAGTGTCTTTTTCCGAGAGAGATCATATAGTAGttgtcatgaatatttcatgttcaAATAGCATAGCACAGCAATGAATTAGAATCTTGACGAGTGATAGCTTCATCGATGAATTCTGCTGTTACaaaatacagaaaaaaaaaaaataacaaatatatattatGTCATGACGATACCTATCATCATATGTTCTTGAAATAAGAGGAGCACAGTTGGAAAGTAACTATGGTGACAGATCTATAGAACCAACTTCATTTAGACCCTAAGAGTAGAGATCCAACAAACAAAAAGGCTGAGCAAATAAGATTCAGATC
Protein-coding regions in this window:
- the LOC135675153 gene encoding FCS-Like Zinc finger 5-like: MMFMGKQPGTPMRRAPSSTEFSPSVLFDVGGPRPSDHNAIVHYLQPREAAQVESIPSPRSGVHSGRSGDGTAPFLRACGLCNRRLGPGRDIYMYRGEIAFCSLECRQLQMNLDEEKEKCALSDHSKE